A part of Gambusia affinis linkage group LG21, SWU_Gaff_1.0, whole genome shotgun sequence genomic DNA contains:
- the ropn1l gene encoding ropporin-1-like protein, which translates to MPLPDTFYCAQQINIPPELPDILKSFTKAAIRTQPKDLLQWCSAYFNALAKGECLPVKERLEMNVATQKTDTGLTPGLLKILHKQLSPKKICSKEDVQLKWKALCLPMEQLEALLSLGSFDSQINWMEFFALGCSALGGTIISSMKHACEILTTDEEGGPSRIPFETFSYLYTYLAHLDGDEQDDYTENFLHSLLPLVNKQNGMVQVSNFYPRRKIVVIKMAMED; encoded by the exons ATGCCTCTTCCTGACACATTCTATTGTGCCCAACAAATCAACATCCCTCCCGAGCTACCGGACATCCTCAAAAGCTTCACCAAGGCAGCTATCCGAACACAGCCCAAAGATCTGCTGCAGTGGTGTTCAGC ATACTTCAATGCACTGGCCAAAGGGGAGTGTCTTCCAGTAAAGGAGAGGCTGGAGATGAATGTTGCCACTCAGAAGACTGACACTGGACTGACTCCAGGTCTACTGAAGATCCTCCATAAGCAG TTGTCTCCAAAGAAAATTTGCAGCAAAGAGGATGTGCAGCTGAAATGGAAGGCTTTATGTCTTCCCATGGAACAACTGGAGGCTCTGTTGTCGTTGGGCAGCTTTGATTCGCAAATCAACTGGATGGAGTTTTTTGCCTTGGGCTGTAGTGCTCTTGGAGGG ACTATTATAAGCTCTATGAAGCATGCCTGTGAGATCCTGACAACTGATGAGGAGGGTGGCCCTTCGAGGATCCCATTCGAAACCTTCTCCTATCTCTACACCTACTTGGCTCATCTAGATGGAGACGAACAAGATGACTACACTGAGAACTTCCTCCACAGCCTGTTGCCACTAgt CAACAAGCAGAACGGCATGGTTCAAGTTTCCAACTTCTACCCCAGGAGGAAAATTGTGGTCATAAAAATGGCTATGGAAGACTAA